The following proteins come from a genomic window of Miscanthus floridulus cultivar M001 chromosome 2, ASM1932011v1, whole genome shotgun sequence:
- the LOC136537547 gene encoding uncharacterized protein, translating to MAAALSVRTTTTTTQLLAAVLSLCVVVSLSLRGADAARGTPGDSPIVATCLTGPYPELCVGELGQRLLDVQTVIASAAPNQGAAKIAGAPGQVDVKALVSVALEAASEAGTILVSIFEGKLPGFNTGVPDFKKCLGNCTVTMKSAMQKLHGAKAALHAGDKQVAKTLALRSVADVSSCTISCRELNGDVRLIVTQSLTEFTKMLQIAIGFISKMKSEPKPPSEPQPPPTRTTP from the coding sequence ATGGCGGCGGCGCTGTCGGTgcgcacgacgacgacgacaacccAGCTGCTAGCAGCAGTCCTGTCCCTCTGCGTCGtcgtctccctctccctccgcGGCGCCGACGCCGCGCGGGGCACCCCCGGCGACAGCCCGATCGTCGCCACCTGCCTGACGGGCCCGTACCCGGAGCTGTGCGTGGGCGAGCTGGGCCAGCGGCTGCTGGACGTCCAGACGGTCATCGCGTCCGCGGCGCCCAACCAGGGCGCGGCCAAGATCGCCGGCGCCCCGGGGCAGGTGGACGTCAAGGCGCTGGTGTCCGTGGCGCTGGAGGCGGCCTCGGAGGCGGGCACCATCTTGGTGTCCATCTTCGAGGGCAAGCTCCCGGGGTTCAACACCGGCGTGCCGGACTTCAAAAAATGCCTCGGCAACTGCACCGTCACCATGAAAAGCGCCATGCAGAAGCTCCACGGCGCCAAGGCCGCGCTGCACGCGGGCGACAAGCAGGTGGCCAAGACGCTCGCGCTGCGCTCCGTCGCCGACGTCTCGTCCTGCACCATCAGCTGCAGGGAGCTCAACGGCGACGTGCGCCTCATCGTCACGCAGAGCCTCACCGAGTTCACCAAGATGCTCCAGATCGCCATCGGCTTCATCAGCAAGATGAAGTCGGAGCCAAAGCCACCGTCGGAGCCACAgccaccgccgacgcggaccacGCCATGA